The Candidatus Defluviibacterium haderslevense DNA window AATGTCGGTGTTGAACTTTGGAATCAAGTTTTACATGCATTCGGTTTGACTAATATGGTTGCAGTACAATTGTATGAATTTCCAAAATGGGTTCAGTATGTCATTATTTTTATCATTGCTGATTTTATACAATGGAATGTTCATCGTATGTTACATAGAGTTCCCTGGATGTGGAAATTTCACAAAGTACACCACAGTGTTGAAGAAATGGGATTTGCTGCTCATCTGAGATTTCACTGGATGGAAACCATAATATATAAAACCTGTCAATACATTCCATTGGCGATGATCGGTGTCAGTATTGAAGATTTCTTTATAGTCCATATGATCGCTTTGAGTATTGGTCATTTGAATCATGCTAATTTGAATCTAACTTATGGGCCCTTCAAATATTTACTCAATAATCCAGTTATGCATTTATGGCATCATGCCAAACAATTACCTGCCGGAACCTATGGTGTAAATTATGGCATAAGTTTAAGTTTATGGGATTATTTATTCAAGACGAACTATATACCAAAACGAAATGCAGATGTTGTATTGGGTTTTGATGAAATTGAAAAATATCCAACAAGCTTTTGGGAACAGATGAAGCATCCTTTTTTTAAAGAGAAATAAAATTTATAATATTTATTGAAATTTCGGTAAAGCATACAATTTAATTCTAAGAAATAATTTGTCAAATTAAAAATGCATATAGGATGAACCCTTCAAATGAACAAATCATTGCATCTTTTTACAATGCTTTCGCTGTTGGTGATGCAGAAACTATGGCATCTTTATACCACGATCAAGTTACATTTAGTGATCCGGCATTTGGAACATTGCAAGGGGAAGAAGTTCGAAATATGTGGCGGATGTTACTGAGTCGCAATAAGAGTGGTATCCATATTCAATATACTGATGTAAAAGCAAACGAAACTTCAGGTTCCGTGAATTGGCAAGCTAGCTATATGTTTGGGAATCCTCCTCGAAAAATAATCAATAAAATTCAAGCATCATTTAAGTTTAAGGATGGATTGATTCTTGAACATCACGATGTTTTTAATTTATGGACATGGACCCAACAGGCATTTGGATTGCCTGGATATTTATTGGGTTGGACGCCTATGATGAAGAATAAAATAAGAACGCAAACGAGATCTTTACTCCAAAAAT harbors:
- a CDS encoding sterol desaturase family protein yields the protein MDLNSIFHLIQESYIGYWNYLKNEILFSYEYKPWYENYFYGLVLLSLFTWLLEIIFPWRKNQALFRKDFWLDLFYVFFNFFLFSLVLYNALSNVGVELWNQVLHAFGLTNMVAVQLYEFPKWVQYVIIFIIADFIQWNVHRMLHRVPWMWKFHKVHHSVEEMGFAAHLRFHWMETIIYKTCQYIPLAMIGVSIEDFFIVHMIALSIGHLNHANLNLTYGPFKYLLNNPVMHLWHHAKQLPAGTYGVNYGISLSLWDYLFKTNYIPKRNADVVLGFDEIEKYPTSFWEQMKHPFFKEK
- a CDS encoding nuclear transport factor 2 family protein, translating into MNPSNEQIIASFYNAFAVGDAETMASLYHDQVTFSDPAFGTLQGEEVRNMWRMLLSRNKSGIHIQYTDVKANETSGSVNWQASYMFGNPPRKIINKIQASFKFKDGLILEHHDVFNLWTWTQQAFGLPGYLLGWTPMMKNKIRTQTRSLLQKFTEQRNAHGN